From the genome of Carassius auratus strain Wakin chromosome 26, ASM336829v1, whole genome shotgun sequence, one region includes:
- the LOC113044015 gene encoding probable E3 ubiquitin-protein ligase HERC3 isoform X2, with protein sequence MALTKDGQVFVWGENSHGQLGLRKDHPGSPSAQHVQSLSGVPLAQISAGGDHSFVLSLSGVVFGWGKNSAGQLGLGDTTDRHIPTVVNSLNGKKTVSISCGGEHTATLSKGGTVFTFGSGGSGQLGHKSFRDEHHPRVVAELWGSEVSQVTCGRHHTLVSVASSKLIYSFGCGTQGQLGNGEIINKSVPYPVDLSTECNDEYTIEKLIAGENHSFVLSFKEPGNESKPIPSRGILTLDDRMIGRWLSGSEPWKIIKKDINKVFSSASSLNGSFLKTSCDQHYQTSVDHCGLDFDLVKTSFAKISKNESLISEIVKVVQQTLLPSLNPNPVGEESLRVYLLLPELIRRLKKQQRTELTEALASKILQLDPDSLKVLEKYWSRLPDGWLKGLVKLFKKASAYLIGRIAADTMNLDIQTRLPKFVQILQMVYQVCCSANRSITKSDFIINEINDLLDVLQTINDDMLNNRVMLHLTGQIQALIDQQNFSDAVLKNLISLPCIFNLEAKCSYMKNRAWKGCFPLTLRRTALLEDSFSQLRMVPQQQLQEFCLSVFYTEDMKRTDVNKRDFFHNVFEELCAPESLMFMYNDNQTMSWFPAQLSVEKEKYFLFGILCALAFNNNSVVHLPFPLALFKKLLNVKPSLKDLIEFDSVLGKSLQYILNYSEEVEEMEMIYTIVWQGIEVELDPAEPGKKVTNSNREDFVDKYVDHILNKSVEEVFEEFKRGFFKACDRCILEMFEPEELRGVLVGNEEYDWDILKQNTTYEGSFYAEHPTIISFWEVFDELTSNEKKAFLLFLTGFEKVPILGMSAVKMRVRPLFIFTQDHLPEALTCHALLELPVYQNKETLKTKLIEAINHKRGFWEE encoded by the exons ATGGCGCTAACTAAGG ATGGTCAGGTGTTCGTATGGGGGGAGAACTCTCACGGTCAGCTGGGTTTGAGGAAAGATCATCCCGGCTCTCCGTCTGCTCAACATGTTCAGAGTCTGAGTGGGGTCCCGCTGGCTCAGATCAGCGCTGGAGGAGACCACAGCTTTGTGTTGTCTCTCTCTGGAGTCGTGTTTGGATGGGGAAAGAACTCTGCTGGACAGCTGGGCCTCGGAGACACTACAG ACAGACACATCCCAACGGTTGTAAATAGTCTGAATGGGAAGAAAACTGTGTCCATCTCATGTGGAGGTGAACACACTGCCACTTTATCAAAG GGTGGTACAGTGTTCACATTTGGATCCGGAGGCTCTGGTCAGCTTGGGCACAAATCATTTAGAGATGAGCATCATCCGCGGGTGGTTGCTGAACTGTGGGGATCTGAAGTGTCACAGGTCACGTGTGGGAG ACATCACACACTCGTATCAGTCGCATCGTCAAAGCTGATCTACTCATTTGGATGTGGGACACAAGGGCAGCTGGGAAACGGAGAAATTATCAATAAGTCTGTGCCTTACCCTGTGGATCTGTCAACTG AATGTAATGATGAATATACGATTGAAAAACTCATTGCTGGGGAGAATCATTCCTTTGTCTTGTCTTTCAAG gaaCCTGGGAATGAGTCTAAACCAATTCCAAGCAGAGGGATTTTGACATTAGATGACAGAATGATTGGCCGATGGCTATCTGGAAGTGAACCATGGAAAATTATAAAGAA GGACATAAACAAAGTATTCTCCTCTGCTTCCTCTCTGAATGGTAGCTTCCTCAAAACAAG TTGCGACCAACATTATCAGACATCTGTGGATCATTGTGGTTTGGATTTTGATCTGGTAAAAACATCCTTTGCAAAGATATCAAAGAATGAAAGCTTGATATCAGAG ATAGTGAAAGTGGTTCAGCAGACTCTGCTGCCGTCTCTGAATCCGAATCCAGTTGGTGAGGAATCGCTGAGAGTTTATCTTCTCCTCCCTGAGCTCATCAGACGTCTCAAGAAACAACAACGAACCGAACTCACTGAAGCTCTGGCCTCCAAAATCCTTCAGCTGGATCCGGATTCTCTCAAGGTGTTAG AGAAGTACTGGTCCAGACTCCCTGATGGCTGGCTCAAAGGCCTggtgaagttatttaaaaaagcttcAGCTTATTTGATTGGCAGGATTGCTGCTGACACTATGAACTTGGACATACAAACACGCCTGCCGAAATTTGTGCAGATCCTTCAGATGGTCTATCAG GTCTGCTGCAGTGCCAACAGAAGCATCACAAAGAGTGATTTCATTATTAATGAGATCAATGATCTACTAGATGTG CTGCAAACCATCAATGACGATATGCTTAACAACCGGGTGATGTTGCACTTGACCGGACAAATCCAAGCATTGATAGACCAGCAAAACTTCAGCGAT GCAGTCCTAAAAAATCTTATATCACTTCCATGCATCTTTAACCTGGAGGCCAAATGTAGCTATATGAAGAACAGAGCATGGAAG GGTTGTTTTCCGCTGACCCTGAGACGCACAGCGCTGCTGGAGGACAGTTTCTCTCAGCTGAGAATGGTTCCTCAGCAACAACTCCAAGAATTTTGTCTGTCG GTGTTTTACACTGAGGATATGAAAAGAACAGATGTCAACAAGAGGGACTTTTTTCACAACGTGTTTGAAGAGCTTTGTGCACCGGAGTCTCTGATGTTTATGTACAATGATAACCAAACTATGAGCTGGTTCCCAGCACAg CTCAGCGTGGAGAAGGAGAAGTACTTCCTGTTTGGGATTCTGTGTGCCTTGGCCTTCAACAACAACTCTGTAGTGCATCTGCCTTTTCCTTTAGCCTTGTTCAAGAAACTTCTCAATGTCAAACCATCTCTTAAAGACTTGATAGAGTTTGATTCAGTTCTTGGCAA GAGTTTGCAGTACATCCTAAACTACAGCGAGGAGGTTGAGGAAATGGAGATGATCTACACG ATCGTATGGCAAGGAATAGAAGTCGAACTGGATCCAGCTGAGCCAGGAAAAAAAGTTACTAATTCTAACAG GGAAGACTTTGTGGACAAGTATGTGGATCATATCCTGAATAAATCAGTGGAGGAAGTGTTTGAAGAATTCAAGAGGGGCTTCTTCAAAGCATGTGACCGTTGCATACTAGAGATGTTTGAACCGGAGGAGCTGAGAGGAGTGCTGGTGGGCAATGAGGAATATGACTGGGACATACTCAAACAG aaCACTACATATGAAGGATCATTTTATGCTGAGCATCCAACCATCATCTCATTCTGGGAGGTGTTTGATGAACTGACATCAAATGAGAAGAAGGCCTTTCTGT TGTTCTTGACAGGGTTCGAGAAAGTGCCCATTCTGGGTATGAGTGCGGTGAAGATGAGAGTGAGACCCCTGTTCATCTTTACTCAGGACCATCTACCAGAGGCCCTCACCTGCCATGCTCTTTTAGAGCTTCCTGTTTATCAGAACAAGGAAACGCTAAAGACTAAACTCATTGAAGCCATCAACCACAAGAGGGGCTTCTGGGAAGAATGA
- the LOC113044015 gene encoding probable E3 ubiquitin-protein ligase HERC4 isoform X1 translates to MLCFWGAQVREGFELVKPDQVRHGNSGIQSVCPRTAVQDMSAGRSFAGFIRDGKVSVLRLRSEDYNHDGKLKQLQLKYKIIQIVCGGDGAVLLVDGGNVLIMDKSTVCKPLKGLENRQVIQIACGDHHSMALTKDGQVFVWGENSHGQLGLRKDHPGSPSAQHVQSLSGVPLAQISAGGDHSFVLSLSGVVFGWGKNSAGQLGLGDTTDRHIPTVVNSLNGKKTVSISCGGEHTATLSKGGTVFTFGSGGSGQLGHKSFRDEHHPRVVAELWGSEVSQVTCGRHHTLVSVASSKLIYSFGCGTQGQLGNGEIINKSVPYPVDLSTECNDEYTIEKLIAGENHSFVLSFKEPGNESKPIPSRGILTLDDRMIGRWLSGSEPWKIIKKDINKVFSSASSLNGSFLKTSCDQHYQTSVDHCGLDFDLVKTSFAKISKNESLISEIVKVVQQTLLPSLNPNPVGEESLRVYLLLPELIRRLKKQQRTELTEALASKILQLDPDSLKVLEKYWSRLPDGWLKGLVKLFKKASAYLIGRIAADTMNLDIQTRLPKFVQILQMVYQVCCSANRSITKSDFIINEINDLLDVLQTINDDMLNNRVMLHLTGQIQALIDQQNFSDAVLKNLISLPCIFNLEAKCSYMKNRAWKGCFPLTLRRTALLEDSFSQLRMVPQQQLQEFCLSVFYTEDMKRTDVNKRDFFHNVFEELCAPESLMFMYNDNQTMSWFPAQLSVEKEKYFLFGILCALAFNNNSVVHLPFPLALFKKLLNVKPSLKDLIEFDSVLGKSLQYILNYSEEVEEMEMIYTIVWQGIEVELDPAEPGKKVTNSNREDFVDKYVDHILNKSVEEVFEEFKRGFFKACDRCILEMFEPEELRGVLVGNEEYDWDILKQNTTYEGSFYAEHPTIISFWEVFDELTSNEKKAFLLFLTGFEKVPILGMSAVKMRVRPLFIFTQDHLPEALTCHALLELPVYQNKETLKTKLIEAINHKRGFWEE, encoded by the exons ATGTTGTGTTTTTGGGGAGCGCAGGTCAGAGAGGGGTTTGAGCTGGTGAAGCCTGACCAAGTCAGACATGGCAATTCTGGAATACAATCTGTGTGTCCGAGAACAGCAGTTCAGGACATGTCAGCTGGAAGGAGTTTTGCTGGATTTATCCGGGATGGGAAGGTCTCGGTCCTGAGATTGCGCAGTGAAGACTATAATCATGATGGAAAACTAA AGCAACTACAGCTAAAGTATAAAATCATACAGATTGTCTGTGGAGGAGATGGTGCAGTGCTTCTTGTTGATGGAGGAAATGTTCTCATCATGGACAAATCTACTGTGTGCAA GCCTCTCAAAGGTCTGGAAAATAGGCAGGTGATTCAGATCGCATGTGGAGACCATCATTCAATGGCGCTAACTAAGG ATGGTCAGGTGTTCGTATGGGGGGAGAACTCTCACGGTCAGCTGGGTTTGAGGAAAGATCATCCCGGCTCTCCGTCTGCTCAACATGTTCAGAGTCTGAGTGGGGTCCCGCTGGCTCAGATCAGCGCTGGAGGAGACCACAGCTTTGTGTTGTCTCTCTCTGGAGTCGTGTTTGGATGGGGAAAGAACTCTGCTGGACAGCTGGGCCTCGGAGACACTACAG ACAGACACATCCCAACGGTTGTAAATAGTCTGAATGGGAAGAAAACTGTGTCCATCTCATGTGGAGGTGAACACACTGCCACTTTATCAAAG GGTGGTACAGTGTTCACATTTGGATCCGGAGGCTCTGGTCAGCTTGGGCACAAATCATTTAGAGATGAGCATCATCCGCGGGTGGTTGCTGAACTGTGGGGATCTGAAGTGTCACAGGTCACGTGTGGGAG ACATCACACACTCGTATCAGTCGCATCGTCAAAGCTGATCTACTCATTTGGATGTGGGACACAAGGGCAGCTGGGAAACGGAGAAATTATCAATAAGTCTGTGCCTTACCCTGTGGATCTGTCAACTG AATGTAATGATGAATATACGATTGAAAAACTCATTGCTGGGGAGAATCATTCCTTTGTCTTGTCTTTCAAG gaaCCTGGGAATGAGTCTAAACCAATTCCAAGCAGAGGGATTTTGACATTAGATGACAGAATGATTGGCCGATGGCTATCTGGAAGTGAACCATGGAAAATTATAAAGAA GGACATAAACAAAGTATTCTCCTCTGCTTCCTCTCTGAATGGTAGCTTCCTCAAAACAAG TTGCGACCAACATTATCAGACATCTGTGGATCATTGTGGTTTGGATTTTGATCTGGTAAAAACATCCTTTGCAAAGATATCAAAGAATGAAAGCTTGATATCAGAG ATAGTGAAAGTGGTTCAGCAGACTCTGCTGCCGTCTCTGAATCCGAATCCAGTTGGTGAGGAATCGCTGAGAGTTTATCTTCTCCTCCCTGAGCTCATCAGACGTCTCAAGAAACAACAACGAACCGAACTCACTGAAGCTCTGGCCTCCAAAATCCTTCAGCTGGATCCGGATTCTCTCAAGGTGTTAG AGAAGTACTGGTCCAGACTCCCTGATGGCTGGCTCAAAGGCCTggtgaagttatttaaaaaagcttcAGCTTATTTGATTGGCAGGATTGCTGCTGACACTATGAACTTGGACATACAAACACGCCTGCCGAAATTTGTGCAGATCCTTCAGATGGTCTATCAG GTCTGCTGCAGTGCCAACAGAAGCATCACAAAGAGTGATTTCATTATTAATGAGATCAATGATCTACTAGATGTG CTGCAAACCATCAATGACGATATGCTTAACAACCGGGTGATGTTGCACTTGACCGGACAAATCCAAGCATTGATAGACCAGCAAAACTTCAGCGAT GCAGTCCTAAAAAATCTTATATCACTTCCATGCATCTTTAACCTGGAGGCCAAATGTAGCTATATGAAGAACAGAGCATGGAAG GGTTGTTTTCCGCTGACCCTGAGACGCACAGCGCTGCTGGAGGACAGTTTCTCTCAGCTGAGAATGGTTCCTCAGCAACAACTCCAAGAATTTTGTCTGTCG GTGTTTTACACTGAGGATATGAAAAGAACAGATGTCAACAAGAGGGACTTTTTTCACAACGTGTTTGAAGAGCTTTGTGCACCGGAGTCTCTGATGTTTATGTACAATGATAACCAAACTATGAGCTGGTTCCCAGCACAg CTCAGCGTGGAGAAGGAGAAGTACTTCCTGTTTGGGATTCTGTGTGCCTTGGCCTTCAACAACAACTCTGTAGTGCATCTGCCTTTTCCTTTAGCCTTGTTCAAGAAACTTCTCAATGTCAAACCATCTCTTAAAGACTTGATAGAGTTTGATTCAGTTCTTGGCAA GAGTTTGCAGTACATCCTAAACTACAGCGAGGAGGTTGAGGAAATGGAGATGATCTACACG ATCGTATGGCAAGGAATAGAAGTCGAACTGGATCCAGCTGAGCCAGGAAAAAAAGTTACTAATTCTAACAG GGAAGACTTTGTGGACAAGTATGTGGATCATATCCTGAATAAATCAGTGGAGGAAGTGTTTGAAGAATTCAAGAGGGGCTTCTTCAAAGCATGTGACCGTTGCATACTAGAGATGTTTGAACCGGAGGAGCTGAGAGGAGTGCTGGTGGGCAATGAGGAATATGACTGGGACATACTCAAACAG aaCACTACATATGAAGGATCATTTTATGCTGAGCATCCAACCATCATCTCATTCTGGGAGGTGTTTGATGAACTGACATCAAATGAGAAGAAGGCCTTTCTGT TGTTCTTGACAGGGTTCGAGAAAGTGCCCATTCTGGGTATGAGTGCGGTGAAGATGAGAGTGAGACCCCTGTTCATCTTTACTCAGGACCATCTACCAGAGGCCCTCACCTGCCATGCTCTTTTAGAGCTTCCTGTTTATCAGAACAAGGAAACGCTAAAGACTAAACTCATTGAAGCCATCAACCACAAGAGGGGCTTCTGGGAAGAATGA